The region GCGTAAGTACGTTCAGAGATACTATTGCCCCAAAGGGTGACTGTATGCTTGTAATTGACGATGATGAAATCGTAAAGGTGCATATTCATACAAATCATCCGGGTTTTGTGCTTGAAGAGGCTATAAAACTCGGTGAAATGATTAATTTAAAAATAGATAATATGAAGCATCAGCACAAGTCTATTATTGACGGAAGTAATGAACAGACTTCGGAAAATGCCGAAGTTAAAACAGCGGAAGTCAAGGCAGAGAAAAAGACTGAAAAGCCTAAAAAAGCTCCTAAACCGAAAGCACCTGTTGAATTAAAGGATTACGGTTTTGTAGCGGTATGTATGGGTAAGGGAATTACAAATATTCTTAAAGACCTTGGCGTTGACAGAGTTATTGAGGGCGGACAAACAATGAATCCGAGTACGGACGATATTTTGAAAGCCGTAAAACGTGTCAAGGCAAAGACGGTTTATGTGTTCCCGAACAATAAAAATATTATTATGGCCGCAAATCAAGCCGCAGAACTTGTTGAGGATAAGAAAATCGTTGTAATTCCGTCAAAGTCAGTTCCGCAGTGTATAAGCGCAATGGTGGAATTTAATGATAAAAAGTCGGCAGAGGCTAATGAAAAGGCTATGAATAAGGCTATCGGCAGAGTTACATCGGGTCAGCTTACTTATGCCGTTCGTGATACGGAAATCGACGGTATTGAAATTAAAAAAGATGATATTCTCGGAATGGTTGAGGGTAAAATCGTAACGGTAGGCAAGGATATTGATGATGTACTTAACCGAGTAGTTTCACAGATGGTTGACGAAGATACTGAATTTTTGAACGTATATTACGGTAAGGAAATCAAGAAACCGCAGGCTGATGTGATGCTTAAAGCACTTGAAACAAAGTATGCGGACGATGAAATCGAAGTTTCGTTTAAGAAAGGCGGTCAGCCGCTTTACTACTATATTATTTCCGCAGAATAATATTATGGAGTTAGAATATGCCTAAGGATATAAGATATTTGAAAGGTGTCGGCGAGAAAAGAGCCGAATTATTCGCAAAAAAAGGAATAAAGACAGTCGAAGATTTACTTTA is a window of Hominilimicola fabiformis DNA encoding:
- a CDS encoding DAK2 domain-containing protein, which gives rise to MIKINTLNGNTFAQMIISGANNLYNNRKTVDELNVFPVPDGDTGTNMSLTATAMATELLKKGDTTLTKAADTMSFATLRGARGNSGVILSQFFRGISKSLKGKTECNAEELAVALKDGSDAAYKAVMKPTEGTILTVSREVATGAQLAANTNENIIDVMESAIERGNKALQKTTQMLPALRQAGVVDAGGQGWMFVLEGALSYLKSGNVVERQGEALETQTAPVKKKSQEAIKTEDIKFKYCTEFIVEKKQKGLSVSTFRDTIAPKGDCMLVIDDDEIVKVHIHTNHPGFVLEEAIKLGEMINLKIDNMKHQHKSIIDGSNEQTSENAEVKTAEVKAEKKTEKPKKAPKPKAPVELKDYGFVAVCMGKGITNILKDLGVDRVIEGGQTMNPSTDDILKAVKRVKAKTVYVFPNNKNIIMAANQAAELVEDKKIVVIPSKSVPQCISAMVEFNDKKSAEANEKAMNKAIGRVTSGQLTYAVRDTEIDGIEIKKDDILGMVEGKIVTVGKDIDDVLNRVVSQMVDEDTEFLNVYYGKEIKKPQADVMLKALETKYADDEIEVSFKKGGQPLYYYIISAE